Genomic DNA from Candidatus Eisenbacteria bacterium:
GTCCAGATCCGCGGGATAAGGCCGCCGAGCGCCACCGACGGGCCGGCTTCGGGGCGGTGAGCGCGCCTACTCGCGGATGACCGCTTCTCCGGCCGCGTCGTAGCTCAGGACCGCGTGAACCGGGAGGGCCGAGCCCAGCTTGGCCCTCCCGCCCAGGAACGCGATCTCCACAACGAAAGCGAAGCCCAGCGGCCTGCACTGGAGCGCCTCGACGAGCGCCAGGGCGGCGAGCGCGGTGCCACCGGTCGCGATCACATCGTCGGCGATCAGGACGCGCGTCCCGGACACAAAGAGGCCGCGGTGCGTTTCGATCGACGCGGTCCCGTACTCGAGCGTGAACTCCTCGCGGGCCGCCGATCCCGGGAGCTTCCCCGGCTTTCGCGCCAACATGAGACCGGCTCGCCACCGTTCCGCGAGCCCCGCCGCCACAAGAAATCCCCGCGCTTCGATCCCGAGCACAACCTCCGGAGGGGCTTTGTCGAACGGACGCGCGAGCGCCCCGAGCGCGCGCGACCAGGCAGCGCCGTCCGCCCAAAGGGGCGTCAAGTCGCGGAAGAGGACCCCGCGCTGCGGGAAATCGGGGACGGCCCGCACCCACGCCGAGAGGGGCGCGTCCGGTGACGAGGGCATCGTGAACAGGGGGGCGGACGTGGAGCGCTAGCCTCCCAAGGACCCGATCATGACGATTGGGCCGCTGGGCTCGTTCGGAGTCGGCGAGCCACCCTCGGGCTCAAGCGAAACCGCGAACGCCGTCAAGGTAGCCGGATCGCCGATGTCCTCGATGCGCAGCACGACGCGCCCGCCCGGCTCGGACCGGATGAGCCCGAGCGACACGGGCGTATTGCCGCGGAGCGCCCAAAGCTCGTAGTCGCGTCCGCTCGGCGCCTTGAAATTCTCGAAGACCAGGATCGCGCGGTGCGTTTCGGGGTCCACGGTCGCGCGCGCGCGCAGCTCCGCCTCCCCCGCCGGCGTGAGGGAGAAGGAAGCGGCCCGGGCGCTTGGGGAGGCCAGCACCGCGGCCCAACGCCGCTCGGCGTCCAGATCGCGCGAGAGGCTTTGCGCTTGATCGCGGGCGCGCTTGAGCTCCCGCCTCAAGTGATTCGTCGTCGTGAGGAGAATCGCGGTCGCCAGAAGTAAACAAGCCGCGAGCGCCCAGCCCAATCGACGCAGCGGCGCCCAGCGACTCCTCATCGGGATGATCCGTCCCTCCTTCGGGGGACCACCCTCCACCCCCGCCCCGACAGCAGCCATCACACGCGATTTCAACGCAGGGCCCGGCAGCGCCGGAGGCACCGATGCGGCAAGGAGCACCGCGCTGCCGCCGAAATCGCGGAGCGCGCGCGCGCAAAGGTCGCAGGGTTCCGAGAGGTGTGCCTCGAGCCTGCTCCGGTCGGCCTCATCGAGACACCCGAGCGCATACGCCGCGCAAAGATCGAGATGTTCGTCGCGATGCTGGCTCACGCCCACTCCTCGTGCGGCAGAAGCTCACGAAGCTTCGTGAGAGCCTGCCGCGTCCATGATTTCACCGTTCCGAGCGGCGCGCCGAGCCGCGCGGCGATCTCCATCTGGGAAAGGCCGTCGAAGTA
This window encodes:
- a CDS encoding adenine phosphoribosyltransferase, whose product is MPSSPDAPLSAWVRAVPDFPQRGVLFRDLTPLWADGAAWSRALGALARPFDKAPPEVVLGIEARGFLVAAGLAERWRAGLMLARKPGKLPGSAAREEFTLEYGTASIETHRGLFVSGTRVLIADDVIATGGTALAALALVEALQCRPLGFAFVVEIAFLGGRAKLGSALPVHAVLSYDAAGEAVIRE
- a CDS encoding anti-sigma factor, with translation MSQHRDEHLDLCAAYALGCLDEADRSRLEAHLSEPCDLCARALRDFGGSAVLLAASVPPALPGPALKSRVMAAVGAGVEGGPPKEGRIIPMRSRWAPLRRLGWALAACLLLATAILLTTTNHLRRELKRARDQAQSLSRDLDAERRWAAVLASPSARAASFSLTPAGEAELRARATVDPETHRAILVFENFKAPSGRDYELWALRGNTPVSLGLIRSEPGGRVVLRIEDIGDPATLTAFAVSLEPEGGSPTPNEPSGPIVMIGSLGG